The Candidatus Eisenbacteria bacterium nucleotide sequence TCGGTCGCGCGAGAAGACGCGTGCATAATCCAGGCAAGGGCAGGGTATTCGGGGTATTCTGGGGACATGACACTGATTTCGGGACGATTCGAGGCTCATTCCGATCGCGGTCCGGGCGGAATACGTATGGTGTCCCCGGAATCAGCGCCCGAAAAGGCCGGCATCGAATGAACGATATCGAGAGAACCTTGCTCATTGTCTGTGGCACGCTTTGCGTTGCAATGGGTGTCATTGGCATGTTTCTTCCCATATTGCCGACCACGCCCTTCCTTCTATTGGCATCCGCTTGCTATGCTCGTAGCTCAAAGCGGTTCTATCAGTGGCTGTTGACCAATCGCTGTTTTGGTGAATACATCAGGAACTACCGAGAAGGCAGAGGGATACCCTTAAGACAAAAGATACTCACGCTCATACTATTGTGGCTTACTATAGGCTATGCGCTCTTGTTTGTTGTGTCATTTGGGTGGATAACGCTAGTTCTACTTGGTATTGCAGGGGGCGTTACTGTGCATCTAGTAAAGACAAGAACCTTTAAGCCGGAGGCGCGGAATCAGGCTCCTCTCCAGAAAACCTGATCGTGCGAGAGGGTCAGTATTCTGGGCAGTTTTCTGGGGACATGACACTGATTTCGGGACGATTCGAGGCTCATTCCGATCGTCCCCGGCCTTGCCGGCAGGTTCAGGGGCACCGGGCGCCGGGCCCGCTGTTGGATGGAACCCCGCCCCCGAAACCTCTGCCGGCAAACAGGTCAGTGTACAGATCACCATACCCGGCTCGCGCGAACCGGCGCCCGCGTTCGTGATCGATCGACCGGGTAGCTGCCGGCTGGAAGGGAACCGCCTGTGCCTGGAGGACGGCATCTGCGTGAACGCGGACGACGTCACGATCGACCTCGGCGGATTCACCTTGGCGGGACCCCACTCAGGCGAGTCGGTCGGCATCCGGATGAACGGCCGGAGAAACGTCGAGATCCGCAACGGGACCATCCGAGACTTCGGAATGCGCGGCATTCACGAGAAGAACGATTCCCTGACCGCCAACGGCAAGAGAGTTCTCGACGTCCGGGTGATCTCCAACGGGAGCTGCGGGATCTGTCTGGGCGGCAGCGGCGACATGGTGCGGGGCTGCTTCGTCGAGGACAACCGAGGCACCGGGACCTGTTCCGGGGGCCTCATCGAGGGGAATCTCCAGCAGACACGCTTGGTGATGGATTCCGTTTCCGCATGAAGGAAAACTACTTCGCCAACAACCTCGCCTCGGGGAACCGGACGGACTTCGCCGGGGAGGTGCCGGCAGGGCCGGGCGACTCCGGGAACATCTCCGTGCCACACCGGGAGCCGGTAGCGGCCCAGCCGGCGTCAACGGGGAATAGGCAGGTAGCCTTGGTTTCGGTGACCGTCTACCGAACACCAACCGAACACCGATCGGCGCTGGAGTTCTGTAGCCTGTCACCGGAACCGGGAGGGCATGATGGACGCAGATCAGATCCTTGAACGGCTCGATGATCCGATCGCTCTCGAGGCGCTCTACCGCGAGTCGCCGAGAGCGTTCCGTCGCGCCCTCATGATCGCGCGCGAGGCCCGGCCGGACGAGATCGTGCTTCGCGTCTGGGAAGCGCGGCTCGCCGACGGCGAGAGGACGGCCTCCGGGCTGCGCGCGCTCATCCCTGCGATCGCCATCGCGCTCTGTTGTGCCTTGCTTGTGCGCTTGCCCGCCGTCTGGTTGGGAGCGGGTTGGTATTACCCGCGTTTCGCGCCCATGTGGATCCTCCTTGGCTTGGCGTTTTACTTCTGGCTCGAGCGACGCGATCGGAGTCGGCTGATTGCCGGGCTCTTGCTCGCCGCGTTCGTAGGCACCTTCGCGAGCCTTCTACCCGGGAACACCGACTCGGTCGTGATGGCGTTGATTCACTTGCCGATCCTCTTCTGGGTGTTCCTGGGTTTCGTCTTCACGGGCTCCTCTTGGCGCGAGACGGAGCCGAGGATCCGCTTTCTCCGCTTCAACGGCGAGCTCCTCATCATCGGCAGCTTGGTCGCGCTCGGGGGCATCGTCTTCAGCACGATCACCGTCGCGCTCTTCGATCGGATCTTGGACGGAGCCGAGGAGTGGTACTTCGCGAACATCGGGATAATGGGCGCCGCGGCGGTGCCGATCGCCGGGACGTATCTCTACGACAAAGTCTTCCGAAGGCGCACGGGGATCGCATCGGTCCTCGCCCGCGTCTTCGCGCCTCTCTTCCTCGCCATGACGGTCATTTACTTGCTGACGGCCTTCCTGAGCGGACAGAGTCCCTTCGAGGATCGTTCCTTCTTGATCACGGTGAACGGACTCCTGGTCGTCGTGCTCGGCATGGTCGTTCTCTCGATCGCGGAGCGCGGCGAAGACGACGGGACGAGATGGATCGACTCCATCCACTTGGCGCTTCTGGCCGTGACTGTGTTGATCGACTTGTTGGCGCTTTCCGCGATCGTCTTCCGGCTCGCATCGTACGGCTTCACGCCCAACCGTGTGGTCGTCCTCGGGGCGAACCTCGCCGTCCTGCTTCACCTGGCCTCGATCGGCCTCGCCTATGTCCGGTTCATGCGCGGTCCCGCCGGCGTCGAGGCGATTCGTCGTACCGCGGCCGGCTTCCTGCCGGTGTACGCCGCGTGGGCCATGATCGTCTGCTTCGTCCTTCCCTTCGTCTTCCGGCTCTCATGATCGGGGAGGACGCGAACGGAGACTGCTTGGAGCGGACACCCGCGCCCGTCGCGTTGCGATGGAAGCATCCGAATCCCGGACAGCGCCGGCGGCGACCGCGGGGTCCCGGCATCTCCCAGCCGGTTCCCGGTCCTCTTTCATGCGAAAAGTGGTATGCTCACGGGCGACGCCGAACTGGCGCGCGAGACCCTCGCGGGGGTCTTCGCGCTTCTCCCGGCAGACGCGCCCGTCGGCGAATGCGAAAGAGGCAAGGCCGAGCGGAGCAGACAGCCGCTCCCGGCGCTCTTCCGGGTTCGCCCGTCCGTTCTCCGCGACGGCGACGTTCGCAGGACTGATCGCCATCGCTTTCACGGTGGTGATTGCGATGGAGATTCACAAATGGCGCTGGCGCGCCCGGCGGACGGCTCGATCGTCCAACCCATCCGATTGACGAGGAGAAGAGCGCGATGAACCGTTCCGAGATCCGCTCGTTGCAGGAGGTCCGAGGATATCCGGCGGTGACGATCACCCTCCCGACGCACCGCGTAGCGCCCGCGAACCGCCAGGACCCGATCCGAATCCGCAACCTGGTCACGCAGGCGGCCAACCGTCTGCTCGAGGAGTTCACGAAGCGCGAGATCGAACCGCTTCTCGACCGTCTCGAGCGGCTGGCCGAGAGCGTGGATCTTCGACACTCGCTGGACGGGCTCGTGTTGTTCGCGAACCGCGATTCCGCGCGATTCTTCCGCCTTCCTTTCTCGCTCCGTGAACGCGTGGTCGTGGACGAGACCTTCTTCACGCGCGATCTCGTCTTCGCGATGAACCGAACGCCGCGGTATTGGGCGCTCGCCTTGAGCGAGAAGCCGACGCGCTTGTTCGAAGGGACCCGCGAGAGCCTGATCGAGATCAAGAATGGAGGCTTTCCGATCGTCTATGAGGGGTCTCACGGCGAAGAGCCTCTCCCCCGCGGGTTCGGCGTCAGGAAGTCCGTCTACGAGAACGAGCGCCACCGGCAGTTCTTTCGCAAGGTCGACGCCGCCTTCAAGCCGTTTCAGGCGGAGGATCCCCTGCCGATCGCCGTTGCCGGAGTGGAGCGCCACCTCGCCTATTTCCACGAAGTGACGAACCACCTGGGATCGATTCTCGCGGCCGTGACCGGAAGCCACGACAAGACCTCCGCCCACGAGCTCGGCAAGCTCGTCTGGTCATCGATGCGCGAGGCTTTCATCGCGCGGCGCCGAGAGGTCCTGTCCGAGCTCGAGAAGGCCGCCGGCGAACGGAAGCTCGTCTCCACCGTGGGAGAGGTCTGGCGTCTCGCGAACGAGGGGCGCGGAAGGCTCCTCCTGGTCGAGGAGGGCTTCTCCTATCCCGCGCGCGTCGACAAGACCGGCATGCGTCTCGACCCCGCCGAGGACCTCGCGTCGCCCGGCGTCGTCGACGACGCGGTGGATGAGATCGTCGAGACGGTGCTCGGCAAACAGGGAGAGGTCGTGTTCGTCGACGACGGCCGCCTCGCCGAGCACGGACGGATCGCGCTGATCGTGCGGTACTGAAGGCGGCGATCAGCCCGCTCCGGCATGGGTCCGCACGATCGTGTACACGGCGATGCCGATCCCGATCGAAAGCTTGATAGCTGAAGCGAGAACCCTGCCAAGAAGCGCGCCGCAGCCCGCGCGGACGGTTTCGCTTCCTCGGGCGCCGCCGAGGAACTCCGCGGCGAGCGCCCCGAGCGCGGTCCCCGCGAACGATCCGACCACCGTTCCGAGAACCGGGAAGAGCGGAGTTCCCAGAACCGCCCCGACCATCCCTCCCGCGAATGCCCCGATCATTCCCCATCGGGTTCCCCCGTACTTCCGGGTCATGACCGAGCCGAGAA carries:
- a CDS encoding YbaN family protein; the protein is MNDIERTLLIVCGTLCVAMGVIGMFLPILPTTPFLLLASACYARSSKRFYQWLLTNRCFGEYIRNYREGRGIPLRQKILTLILLWLTIGYALLFVVSFGWITLVLLGIAGGVTVHLVKTRTFKPEARNQAPLQKT
- a CDS encoding DUF4153 domain-containing protein, giving the protein MMDADQILERLDDPIALEALYRESPRAFRRALMIAREARPDEIVLRVWEARLADGERTASGLRALIPAIAIALCCALLVRLPAVWLGAGWYYPRFAPMWILLGLAFYFWLERRDRSRLIAGLLLAAFVGTFASLLPGNTDSVVMALIHLPILFWVFLGFVFTGSSWRETEPRIRFLRFNGELLIIGSLVALGGIVFSTITVALFDRILDGAEEWYFANIGIMGAAAVPIAGTYLYDKVFRRRTGIASVLARVFAPLFLAMTVIYLLTAFLSGQSPFEDRSFLITVNGLLVVVLGMVVLSIAERGEDDGTRWIDSIHLALLAVTVLIDLLALSAIVFRLASYGFTPNRVVVLGANLAVLLHLASIGLAYVRFMRGPAGVEAIRRTAAGFLPVYAAWAMIVCFVLPFVFRLS
- a CDS encoding DUF456 domain-containing protein; this encodes MAELGQVALRVLLLVLLDAVLLAGLLAIPLGLSGNFILLGVALLVAVVTRFHLIGIAALLVMAALVAAGEILEAFLGSVMTRKYGGTRWGMIGAFAGGMVGAVLGTPLFPVLGTVVGSFAGTALGALAAEFLGGARGSETVRAGCGALLGRVLASAIKLSIGIGIAVYTIVRTHAGAG